The Anderseniella sp. Alg231-50 genome segment TTTTTACCATCGAAATTAAGCATTTTCCGCCAAAACCGGTCCAAATTCAGAAAAATGACCTACAATTCAATGTAGAAGTGAACTAACCCAATTCAGGAGTACTGAAGTGGCTGTCGAAAGCTGGTTCCCACTGGCAATTTACTATGAGGATCTACCTGAAAGCGCGTCGCACAAGGAGACCCTTGTGAAGCATATACATGCTCTGCGTGCGTCTTCCGGTGAACAGCGTACAACTGAAAGTTCAAGCTGGACCGGCGACATACATGGCGTGGATCGCATCCATCATGATCCGGTCTTTGACTGGCTGACAGATCAGGTCGGCGCCCATGTCCTGCGATACCTGACAATACTTGGCCATGACCTCGACAAGATGGATGTTCACATCCAGCGGTCATGGCCTGTCATCGGCCGCAAGGGACAGGTGGTGTCGCCGCACGCCCACAACACAGCCCATGTCAGCTCGGTCTATTATGTGTCCATACCCAGCGACGGAGATCCGGGCGGCACGACTTTTTTCAATGACCATTGCCCCAACGAAATTTCGCATGGCATCAGCACGGGCATGACCGGCTCCTATTTCGAGCGCAACGCTTTCAACTACAACAGCGCGCAGTATTCACCGGTTGAAGGCCGTCTGGTCCTGTTTCCGGCCAAGCTGACCCACTCGGTGGAACCGAACCTGACTGATGAGGACCGAATTTCGGTTTCCTTTGACCTGATCGTCACGTCCAGGGAAGATCAGGTACGCGGATCGCACGAGTTTCTGATGCCGTCGCCGTCGCAATGGAAAAAGGTGCCCATTGCAGATGGTGAGGCGATAAGGAAATCCTTCTCACAGCAGGAAGCTTAATCTGCCATCTTTTGAGCGGGTGGTTAGACGCTGCAGCCGCGATCATGCGGCGTGCATCACCAGGCTGTTCTGGCGCATGTCGTCCAAAAGCCGGGAAACCTGGCGGCGCAGGTCCTTGGGCTTGCGGTCAGGAAACGCAGCGTAGAACATCGCAACGATGTCATAGCTTGTTATCGGCTGTTCCAGCAGCCGCCAGATCCCGCACGCCATCGGGTCGAGCGCGTGGATTTTTCCGAGCGTATCGTCGATCAGGAAAATCTCGCCATCCAGCTCTCTTTGCAGAATCTCCGGGTTGCGACAGTAGCGGGCATTCGTATCAGTCATTGCCCAACCCCTGATTGATCGCCAGGTTGACAGTCGAATACAGCCTCGAGCAGAGAAGCTGCATCGTCAACCTTGTGGTAAGTCATGCAGTGACAGGATGCGCCTTCCACGATCTTGTGCAGATGATCAAACACCGAACTGGCCGGCATACCGGTGCTGTAGTTCTGGCTGATCAGTGAGCGCAGTGCAGCGCCGTTTGTCATATCGTCGAGGCTGGCGGCGCCTGTCTTGTTGGTGCGCTTCAGTTGCACAATCGCCTTGACCGGAGACGACCTGCCAACTTCAGCCATCTGGCCAGCCGCCAGGTCAATATACTGTTGCTCGGCATCACCCAGGATGGAGTGTTTATTCAGAGTTTGGCGCAGTTCAGACGTTATGGCCTGAAGCGGCAACGGCAACCTGATACGCGGAAGCAGACCGAGTGACAACACTTCAGTCGTGACCGGGTCAATTGCCACGACATCGTCACCGAACACCGTGTGACCGTTCGCGGCCAACGCAACCGTCAACAGGCTCTTCCCGGCCCGATGCCCTCCCGGAAACAGGATGACACCATCACCAACCTTTACCGCAGCACAGTGCAATGTGAAATATTGCTGAAATTCGTCACCGAACCAGCCGTTAAACAGAAAGTGGAAATCCCGGACTGCACCGGCATTGCTTTCCGGACAGCCAAAGAGATTTTCGGCGGTCAGATCATTGGCGGGAAGTCTCCAGTCGTACACGTCGCCCATTCTGCTGAACACCATGGCAGGTTTGATCGTCGCAGTTACCGGTTGCTCGACAATGTCCCAGCCACGAAGGATTTTTTGAAGGTCCGAAAACAGATCGCCGCAGCCCGCGACATCCACAATCCAGTGCACACCGTTCCAGCCAATCTTGAGCCGGCGGGTTTCGGCTTGAGCGGCCTGGGTTTTTTCTGGAACTTGCAACATGCGATGCCCTGGACTGAAAATGGCCTGCTGCCAGAGCCGAAGCCCTGGCAGCAGTATTATCGTGTGAGCCAAGCAGGAATTGTGCCAATGGCACTATTACTGCCCTACTGCCCGGTCCAGTCGCGGCAGCGCCGTGGCGAGTTTTCCCAGTTGCCACAAGCGTCACCGGATGCACTTGCCGACGAACCGCCCCTGCGACCCTTGCCGTGGCCCTTGCCTTTGCCGTGGCCCTTGCCTTTGCCGTGGCCCTTGCCTTTGCCACCGCCGTAACCGCCACCTTTGCCGCCTTTTCCGCCCTTGCCGCCGGAACCACGGCCTTTGCCGCCGCCCTTGCCGCCGGAACCACGGCCTTTGCCGCCGCCCTTGCCGCCGGAACCGCGGCCTTTGCCGCCGCCCTTGCCGCCGGAACCGCGGCCCTTGCCGCCGCCCTTACCGCCGGAACCGCGGCCCTTGCCGCCGCCCTTGCCGCCGGAGCCACGGCCTCTGCCGCCACCCTTGCCGCCAGAGCCGCCGCCTTCGCCGCCGCCCTTGCCGCCGGAACCACCCCCTTTGCCGCCGCCTTTACCGCCGCCTTTGCCGCCGCCGGAACCGCCGCCTTCGCCGCCGCCCCTGCCACCGGAACCACCCCCTTTGCCGCCGCCGGAACCGCCGCCTTTACCGCCGCCCTTACCGCCGCCTTTGCCGCCACGTGCGGCATGTCCTTCACTGATCGTCACAATTGAAGGGGCAAGCAGAAGGCCAAGACCCGTCAGGCCCAATTTGGCCAACGCGTCTCTACGGTCCATTTTGCTGTTTTGAGATTCACTAAGCTCGTCTTGCGAGCTTTCTTCGACTTTTTTCAATGCCGTTACTCCTTGTTACTAACTAACAAGGGCGACACATCGGTCCATATCCCACCGCATCTACACAACGGTCGTCCATGCTGCGCAGAAAACTGCTTCCAGAGGGCCCAGGAAACATTACCTTACAGTAGCGAGTCGCTGAGTTATCTGTCAAATTGAATCTAATTCGTGGTTAAATCGAAAGAATTAATTAACCATGTCGGCCTGACGAGCAAATAACCGG includes the following:
- a CDS encoding TIGR02466 family protein; its protein translation is MAVESWFPLAIYYEDLPESASHKETLVKHIHALRASSGEQRTTESSSWTGDIHGVDRIHHDPVFDWLTDQVGAHVLRYLTILGHDLDKMDVHIQRSWPVIGRKGQVVSPHAHNTAHVSSVYYVSIPSDGDPGGTTFFNDHCPNEISHGISTGMTGSYFERNAFNYNSAQYSPVEGRLVLFPAKLTHSVEPNLTDEDRISVSFDLIVTSREDQVRGSHEFLMPSPSQWKKVPIADGEAIRKSFSQQEA
- a CDS encoding PqqD family peptide modification chaperone; translated protein: MTDTNARYCRNPEILQRELDGEIFLIDDTLGKIHALDPMACGIWRLLEQPITSYDIVAMFYAAFPDRKPKDLRRQVSRLLDDMRQNSLVMHAA